GGACTACAGTAAATggaaagacattgaaatatctgacTTTGAGGATGATACACATATTAATATTGACACGTCATCGTTATTCCGATGGAGATATCAGGCACGAATAGAACGCATGGAAGAGCAAAGACGATAGAAGGAATAAACTGGAAATGGtagaacaacaaatgaaaataaaacacagaaaataaaaaattgactaaagtgaaaggaatgagaaagaaaatttgCATAAGCTGAAACTAGCTCTTCTATCCATGGAGCGTTGATGCCATAGGTAAACCAGGATTCGTCAGAACCGTAATAAACACAGCTCCAAAACCAAAACGAGAAGTTTTGTCTGAAGAGGAACAAGGAAAACGTTTGAAAGAACAATTTGAGAAATATGAAAAGTTCATAAAGATTTCTGAAATGCTGTGTTTCCTGAAGGACCATCCAGAACATGTAAGTGAACATACAGCAAATTATTTGGTTACTTGGTGCATTCGTTTGGAGATGGAGGAGAAACATGACCTAATGTATCATGTGGCTCACCTACGTATCTGTATTTAGCACATACAGGAATGACACAAAAACTAGATATTAAGGCACGAGAATGTACTGGATCCTGTTTTATTGAGATAACTGAAAGGAATGTAAAACGCCATTTGATGATTAATTCTACTCATTCAGAGAAATGATTCAGGCAAGAGCAACTATGAAACGGAAGACCGCTCTGGCTGAAGCCGAAGAAGAGGAACGTAAAGCAAGACTTGCCTCAGGAGGATTTAATATACTGAAAATATTAGAAACCCTCTCAAGACAATTGGAAAAGTGTTTTGAAGGTCAAGATGTAAGACTACTTCAACAAATAAATCTGAACGTGCCTGAACAAGAAGCACAGTACCACATGAAACGCTGCATAGGTTCTGGATTTGTGGGTTccagatacaaaaaaaaagaatctaCAGAAAGAGAAATTACAGCTTCTGATGACCATTAAGTTGTTTTGAAATAGTGTTaaacttaaaatatttcatgtgttttcatGAATGTAAATAATATTAAAGTACTTACGCAAATATTATAAGGCAAATATTGAATATCAGTCAATAACATTTAGTTGCAGAGATAAAGATATTTCTGATTTAAGGTAAATGTCTGTTTGTGATTTATTTGTCTTACTACAAAAGCAGACAATGTTTGACATACTGTAATCAGAGCTAAATACatactaaaacaaaattaaattaaaagtggAAAAGTGCCATATTCCAAATCCAAATGTCTCGTGTTCTATGTCCAGTCATTCACATTAGTTTTATctatcacttatcacttctttctcgAATGGAATCTTTGTTGCTGTGAAAAGTGACGAATCGGGACGTGTTTGGAAATCCACGTTTAACTTTAGATTTCCCTGTAGCTGGCTGGGTAAGACAATTCAAAAGTCGGAGGAGGCAattgcataccacctccaacaggaccacgaCTATTCAAGTGCTGTGGGGTTCAAAGGTATCTTTGGAATGAAGGTTGCTTGACTTCAATAGAGCATCAGCCTAACCTTGGATTTCGCACGAAATTCTAGTCTAACGTTTTACTCTTTGAAAACCCTTCTTGTCTTTGAAGACACGCTCACATCATACACTGTGGTGACAGGACTCATGAGAtaactcctaatgtcgtgtcggaccctcCTTTCACCGGGTGTATTTCCGTACCTTGACGTGGCATAGCCTGAAATAGTCGTTCGAAGTACCCTGCAAAACTATTgggacatgctgcctctatagtcgttcaTAACTGTTAACGtagttccggtgcaggattttcttcaCAACTGACTTTTCAATTACGTCCAATTCATACTGGATGGGCGATCTGGCTgccgaatcattcgctctaattgtcctgaATTTTTCTCAAACTAATCGCAAAAAATTGTGGCCGGTGATGTAGCCTTTGtcgtccataaaatttccatcgtttttCATGAACATGAAATTCataaatgggtgcaaatggtctgcaagaagCCGAACGTAATGATTTTCAATCAACTGtcggttcattccatgtaaacataacccATACCAATACAGAACCACCATcaccttgctcagtgccttgttgaccaatTAGGTCCATACTCTGGTGTCTACaagacactcaaaccctaccatcagctcttaccaattgaaatcgggacttataTGAACAGGCTACTGTGTACCAGTCGTCTAAGatccaacccatatggtcacggggccaggagaggcgttgcagacgatatcgtgcagttagcaaaggcattcgtgccAGTCATCTGCTGAcagagcccattaacgcctaatGTCACCACACTgttatatgttcgtcgtacgtctcaggttgatttctgaggttatttgacgctgtgttgcttgtccgcCAACACGGACAAAACTACGCAAAAGCCGCTACTCTGtccatggtgagacgtaatgcctgaaatttggttttctctgcaCATTCTAGATACTGCTGAtgtaggaatactgaattccgtaacgatttccgaaatgaaattccCATGAGTCCAGCTCCAATTACagttccacgttcagagtctgttaattcccgtcgtgcggccacagccacctcggaaactttttcacatgaatcacctgaggaaTACTCTGCTccataacgatttcagaaatggaatgtcccaagcgtctagctctagtttccattccgcattcaaagcctgTCGTACCGTCCCAGTCACGTCGGTAACCTTATTACACGAaatacctgagtacagatgacagcgccgccaatatacttcccttttatacgttgtgtaggcGATACGACCGTCTTCTGTATGTGTGTATATGGCTATCCCATAACTTGTGTCGCCATAGTTTATGATAGGAAGGCAAACGTTGCGCATTCATCTTCTATAGGTTCCGTGGAAGGTCCAAACACCAAAGCACAACGGATCTGTTTCGCTGTGCAGCTAGTCTGCTTGAATACAGACATATGGCATTCTAGTTCTTGCTTCAAGGTTTCCGCGTCCGAAATAGCGTAAGCCATTCTTGCGGACGTTGGTGTCAGCGGAAAAAGTCCGTCGCCCGTAGTTTAGTCTGGAGTGAAACAGCAGAGAGCCTTTACATAGAACATACACAACTTGATCTCTTCCATTTATAATTAGAAATTTTTCATGGCGTCAAGAGTGGCGATATTGGACTGTGAAAAGCATGGTAATATGGACATTGTAAGCCtaataatatgaataaaaacaaaaagcaGGTCCATTTTCACCACTGAATGAACATGAAGTACATGTTACCGAAAAGAAATCGTGAAAGTAATTTAGGAGTAACTGACATcgatgaaataattttataaaatttttgcgatttaagaaatttttgttttaatactgAGGATGAGTGTCGTTATAAACACGGAAGAAGATGAAGATAACATGCTCTAATGCAGTCAGCTCAAAAGAGATAACACttaataacagatgttaacagccgCTGCGGAAAATAGCAACGGAAACAAACGTATTATGAAAAGTTGATTACAGACTTCTGTTATTCCGGAGGTTCTCGTAGTTTGCTTAACGACGGGATGTGCCATAATATACTTTCGATCTGTTCCGCTATTACAATATGTTTAGTTAACGTTATAAATCGTGGATACTGTAATATACTAAAGCATGAACCCCCAACCAGGTGTGATGGTAGCTGCTCAGAAGCAGCAGCAATTGGTGTCTGTTAAATCACTCAATTACTTCTGCTGACACATAGTGTTATCCAGAACAGGAAAAGTCTTAAATGAATTGAAGGGTTCCAAGTGCTTTCTTACAATTAGCTACAAAATAGCTTCAGATCCAAAAGAAATCTTACGTGAAAAACGGTATTTCAATTTAAGGAAGagcaaaaaatataaaatggtgaGCTACATCCAACATATCTTTAGCGTTTCGTTTTCCATTGGGCCAATCACGTTACGTTTCTCTGTGTAAGTGGCTTGCAAAATAATTTGCAATGTAAGATCAATAAAACACCACCAACAATGTAACTCAGTTATTCAGGTAAGAATTTTCCTACACACAAAGAACAACTGCAATATAAAATTTGTAGCTACTAATTAACAATTTTTGACACGAAATTagtagaaggaagtaaaaaaactgcctcaaatttcatttttaatggcAAACAGTAAAGACGATAAAGTTGTTCTAAAGCAACTGGTTACTGAGCTATTTCGGAATCGTAACAAAAGATAAATAGTGATTTCATAATGACCTGTAACCACTAAAATACGAAACTTCGAGTTTTCAACACTTACGCAGGTATTTCCTACAACAGTTTTCGGTACCGAACACAAGTTTGCTTGTTTATGTAACTGTGAAACAGAATTCAGTATCTCTAGCATACGAAAAAGTACGAAGCTTTTTTCCCTTACGAATCATTAATACAAATCTTGTTACACAATAGAAATATACAAAAATCAAGAGTACTAATTACTATTCACGTAAAGAGTCGGTTACAAAAATGTGAAGAACTACTCTGTGTGTATTTATTTTGTCGTAGAACTGGTTTCTATTTTACGGGGCAAAGAACCCTAAGCGTTGTCTATTTACAATAATCAACGCTGCTTGAAAATAATGGAAAAGGTTGTAGACTACCTAAATGAAATGGCGCACAGTTGAACGGATTGCCTGTTAACATATATAGTAGAATCTGTCACCAGCGCCACgagtattctcctcttgtctattaCTAGCGGAATGAAATATTATGCTCCATTCATTAGTCAGGGTAAACGATGAAATGTTATTTCTCTTACAGGAATCTTAATGTGAGTATCATTTAGTGTGTTTCAAGTCGCTGTTATCATAGATCTGCCGTAAGCAACCAGTTAGAAAGTTGCTGTTCTTCCAAAACATTAGTTTACTTGATATTTCttgttattttattaacattttttaaatgaaaaaggCTTTgatttctctctataattacgtcgTAAGTTGTATGTAATACAATACCTGGAAActgtgggaaacgtaaataaggaaTTCCAATTTCAAGTAATAGCAATTACTCAACTTAATCTGAGGATGGTGCATGTCAAGTCAATGAATGTGGATACAGATCCCAAATATCTGTGTCACATTATACATTTTTCCATGCCTCGGTTAGGCAGTGCTGCGCCACCGCAGACTTCTTAGGTAAAAGTGATGAGTGTTTACAGAAAACCAATGGGTGGAAAGCGAATGTAGATCGTTTGCGTTTCTACCATTTGCTGGGAGTGCAACTTCAATCGCACGAACGGTTTCGAAAGGATAAAATATTAGAAGAGAGTTTCGTCCGCCTGTCAAGGTCAGATACGGTTAAAGATGATCTAAGTAAGTAAAGCAGAAATCATTCCGAAGACTCCTTTGAACGCTCCAGTGTTTTATTAAACATGGTCCTGTTCGAGACAgcatgccgttgccttcctctatCCTTTGAACTAACTTACCCAGCCAGCTATAGGAGGCCCTATAGTCATGGATTCGAAACCACGCTctgactcggcatttttcacaccaACAAACATTGTCATtcttgaaagaagtgataagtgacagaaaaactTCTGAGACTGACCGGTGTTAGAACCCCATACATTTAGATTTGTAGTCTGGCGCTTCcccacttttaattttattttgtttcagtatttttttaagtTCTGATTTTAATATCTTGAACATTGTCTGCCTTTGTAGGTAAGACATATGAAGCAAAAAAGATAGACTTTTTGTGCCGTTCCTGTATGTACTGAATACAAATACGTAGGTGAGACACATGATCCATTAGGTCATGTTTCTCCTCCATCTCCaaatgtatgcaccaaataacCAAATAATTTGCTGTATGTTCACTTTCATGTTCTGGTTGACGCGTCAGGAAACGCTTGCTGTCATTATACCGTCGTAGCATTTCAGAATTCTTTACGAACTTTTCATATTTCACAATATGTTCTTTCTAAAGTATTCCTTGTACCTCTTGGGGTTTTGGAGCTGTGTGCATCCAGTTTTACCTATGCTATCAGCGGTCCATGGAGTTGTATTTTCTTTCTTCTcgaatttctcttctcctttctttctttctttagatTCTTTCTCAAGCTATAGAAGAGTTAGTTGTCCCATTCCTTTCACAATAGTTAACTTTTtagtttctttgttttattatcattttttattctaCCTTTTTCAGTTTCTATCTTGCATCGTCTTTGCTCTTCCATGCGTGCTATTCGTGCCTGATGTCTCCATCGAAATAATGATGACGTGTCGATATAAGGATGTGTATCATCTTCAACgtcagatatttcagtgtctttccATTTACTGTAGGCCACCACGTTCACTTAAGCTCATTGGCAACATATGGATAAACCGGAAAACATCTGCACTTCAGCATTTTATATTTCCTTGGTATCCTTCCGTCTAACCGACAAGAATATTATCAGAATAAAAAGAAGTCGAATCCGAGACATCTTGATGTTTAGTTCGTAACTTTCCcacttttaattttgtatttgtgtttttttaatttaattttataatttttaaaaatcctgATTTTAGTATGTCAAAAACTgtctgccttcctaataacatattTCAGTCAGAAACATCGTTTCTGCAGAAGTAATTTCCCAACAATATTGACTTATAGAATTTACCTAAGTAATGTCAtattacacacatacataaaagtaaattaaatatttgaaGACCAATACTGATTCTGACACGTATGTGAGCCTTGTTCAATTATATTCAGAATTGGttcttgataatgttttacatcaaATCACGTTTTGTGCTTTGGGTTGGGGAGGCTGTCTAGGACTTCCAGTTGATCAGTTCCTCCTGTGCAAAGCCTTATTTAACATTCTTCTTCGTCGGCTTCAGCCAGAGCAACCTTCAACTTTACAGCTGCTGTTGAATGAATCTCGTCTATGGATGAGTGAGGTTCATTATCAAATGCTTTTTTATCTTCACCTTCAGCAATCTGAATTTGCAAACAAGATTACAATATTAAAATAACTTATGGGATTGCAACCGCGTGGTGTCGCCGAcaatcgccgatatttcgacaggagcacacgctGTCATTTTCAAAGCACAACATTCAATACGACGGGAGAAACTCAGGTGTCCCAAGAAAAACACATGAGATCTTCGGATTGATAACTGCTTTACTTACATAGATCATCTCTAACCGAGCCTAACGTTGACTGACGAACGAATTctcttttaatattttatcttttcaGAAACCTTACTGTCTTTGAAGATACGCTTCCAGCAAATGGCAGGAAAGCAAACAATCTACATTAGTTATGCTTGAATACACATGTAAGACATTCTAGTTCTTGTATCAAGTGTTCCGCGTCCGAAGTAATGTAAGCGCTCCTAGATGAAGTCCTCAGGATTACCGTTCGTCGGTACAGTGGATGACAATTTACCGCACCATTCAACATTTAGGAAGTTTACATCCTCTTTCATGGCAGTGCTTACAAACAGTATAGACTGTTGAGAATGGAAAATCAACTcagtaagaaattaaaaacatatttCATCACATCTTTGTCGCTGACTCTTTACATGAACAATAATTACTGCCCCTGATTTTTGTAGACATATATTGTGTAACAGAGTTCACATTAACGATTCGTTAACGAAAACATGTAGCTGTTAATCACAGCTTCCTACTACTCCGTATGTTACAGATACTGAATTCTTTGACATAGTTATGGGAACTAGTTAAACTGCCGTCGGTAAGAAAATTGTAAGGAAATACCTTAACAAGTGTCGAATACTTTAAGTTTCGTAATTTAATGGTCCCATATAATTTTTAGAATATTATTTATCTCTTGTTATGAACCTAAAATAGCTCAAAAACCAGCTGTTTAAGAACAGCTTTCTTGTCTTTAGCGTTTGTCACTCAAAATGAAATCTAAAGCAATTTGTTACCTCCTTACACTAAGTTCGTTGTAAGAATTGATAATCAGTTGCTACAGATTTTATATTGCGTTTCTTCACTGCATGTAGGAATATTCTTACCTGAGTAACTGAGATACACTGCTGGTGTTTACAGTTGATCTTACACTGCAGATGCTTTTGAGAGCACAGATACAGGAAGTTGTAACTTAGTTGGCCGAACATAAAACAGAACACTAAAGCTATGTTGGAAGTAGCTCTGCTAATTATATTTTCCGCTCGTCTCTAAAATGGAATACCGTtttccacagaaaatttcttttgGATCTGAAACGATCGTATAGCTAATGTTAAGGAAATATCCGAAACTTTTCACTAACTTTAGAACTTAGTCTGAACATATTTCTTTAAATTAGATGTTATACtcagtttgttaatttttttagcacATTATAGTCCTGTACCAGCTATATAACGGCTTCTTCGAAAGAAATTCTGCATTTAGAACGTTAATGGAAGAATCGAGCTGAAAATCTATCATCTTAATTCCTCATGAAAATGGAAATTGTTCGGTGATGGGAAGGAAATAAATAGCATTACAGGCTTTATTCTATGGAAGCAGTTGCCAATTCTGAGAAACACTACGAAACAACAGACGTAAATCATCAATTTATCAAAAACCAACTGCTGCTCCATCTGAGAAATTACCGTTATCCACAGCAGGAGCTTCGTACTTCAATCTATTACAGTATTCACGATTTATAATTTGTACTAAACATAGCATAGGATAACAATGGTAGAAATAGAAATTATATAATGTCTGAGCCCGCTGTTGACAAATCTAAGAGAAACTCTGGATTGACAGAAGTCAATAACCAACTTTTTATAAAACCGTTACTGCTTCAGCTTAAGCTAGAACAGAGTGCCAATATGACACATAGTCTCTATGTATTATAATGCGTTTCGACAGCTACATAAcagtaaagaaacaaaacattGTTTTTCGTATTATCGAATTGTGATAAAGAAATGACCGAAATAATATGAACTGCAGTTCTATAGAAAAaacaatttacaaagaaattgcatgttAAATACGATGAGACAAATCTAGGGACTTCAGACGGTGGATACTTCACATAAGCTTCAGTTGAGTAAAGGCTCGTTTTTATCTTCATGTGTACTGGATGAGAACTAACACTGACACTACAATTAATATAGCAGCCAGAGGAAACTGACTGGTTATTTACGTATTCTGCAGTCGATCTAAATGAAATAGATAGTTCCGCGTGTATATCATGTTTCCGTTGATAAACGCATATCATTCCGCATGGCACTACCCTCAATATTAATTAATgtaaagaaaatgcaaaatatttGTGCCACAAAACTTCGTTAGTTAAAAAACCAAATGCTTAACCTGAGTATCTTCAGGATTATAGGGAAGCATTTCTTGAATAAGGAAAATAAAACCATGGATCCTGCCATTAAAACATCCTAGCTTCTTACGTGATTTTCGAAATTAACTTTGTGATTCGCTTCACTTGCACGAATTCTATGTTCATTACTCAACAGATCAGGGGGACTATATGATATTTTCTAAAGTAACCCCCGCATCGGTAGTAGATTGAAAGAGAGTTGATATAAATAAGAGCGTGCTGAAAGATACTTTCAGTTTCTGTACCCTACTTACAAACCATTATGTCTTTAGAAAGTACGTTGTCCACGTaagtaaacaacaaataagtaattatactttttccaaACTTTTGATGGTTGCTATAAAGTACTCCCTCCGATTGCCCACCCACCATTGGCAATGGGCGTTACCAAAAATTCATTGGTATTGCTAGTATTAAAGAGGACTGTTCTATCACAATAATGTTAAAAACCGATAGGTATCTTTTAAAACACAAATTCTGATGGCATTCCTTCTAATAAAGACGGAATCCTTCATTTTACTCTAGAAACTCTGAACACTGTATCAGGAAAGAATAAACTGTTGTTAACAGGGTTAAGTGCTGCTGAGAGGAGTGTGACTGAAGCTCGAGGATTGGTATGTGGAGATGTGTAATGTTGGAGGGTTGGTGGTAGGAGAGAATATATTTGGAATAGATGtgacttgcataagagccagatcaAGATTATGGAAAGAAAAGAAGAGTCTACTGTGGGAAGAGAGCTGTGATGTGAGAAAAGATAGGGACGAATGGATTGTACCTGTCAGGAGGGACATATCTCAGGGCGAATTCAGTTGTCAAGCAGGTGTGGGAGGAAGGGCGAAGGGCTGTGGAAGCTTTGTTGGGAGATTATGTGGAGCACTGGAAACACGGAACTGCCTTATATGAAATGAGCGTTGATAAAATCTTATATAACGTGTAAGTAAGAATGATATCAGTCCCTTAATTTTTTTGTGCAGTACACACCGCAACGTATTCTGATTATTTCTTTACAACTTAATGTGGACGTACCTTTCCTTAGCCTACAGCTTCATTTCGACACAGGAAGCATAATATATCGcactataaaatattttgaaagactGATAGCGTCAAAAGCGAAAATAAGTGATACTATTTGCTTCAATGTGTCTTTACGAAAATGTTTATAATGCTGTAATAAGCAGCAAGAATAATAATGACTCGTTACTCTGCAGCTATGGTACGTTCCTGTGATATTTTCTGACGTATCGGTACTTTATACTTTTCATCTgtctctccttttttaaacatccaTCCTGAAACTACAGTTT
This portion of the Schistocerca serialis cubense isolate TAMUIC-IGC-003099 chromosome 3, iqSchSeri2.2, whole genome shotgun sequence genome encodes:
- the LOC126471099 gene encoding hsp90 co-chaperone Cdc37-like produces the protein MVDYSKWKDIEISDFEDDTHINIDTSSLFRWRYQARIERMEDVDAIGKPGFVRTVINTAPKPKREVLSEEEQGKRLKEQFEKYEKFIKISEMLCFLKDHPEHVSEHTANYLVTWCIRLEMEEKHDLIEMIQARATMKRKTALAEAEEEERKARLASGGFNILKILETLSRQLEKCFEGQDVRLLQQINLNVPEQEAQYHMKRCIGSGFVGSRYKKKESTEREITASDDH